Proteins found in one Aliidongia dinghuensis genomic segment:
- a CDS encoding metallophosphoesterase family protein has protein sequence MFGWFRKPRPLPQATIPPGTRVYVIGDIHGCIDELDALQALIRQDLFLTQADQNLIIYLGDYVDRGPASAEVLDRLIAHPLQNTTPIHLKGNHEAMMAAFLERPEEVGPKWFAIGGAATVASYGVPWRGGMELSRLAEDLAERVPQSHRDFLNSLETYYRLGDYFFVHAGIRPGVPLARQAEADLLWIRNPFLGSKISHGAVVVHGHTPVPAPEELSNRIAIDTGACFTGVLTCLVLEGRQRRYLATNS, from the coding sequence ATGTTCGGGTGGTTCCGCAAGCCGCGACCTTTGCCCCAGGCGACCATCCCGCCGGGCACCCGGGTCTATGTCATCGGCGATATCCACGGTTGCATCGACGAACTCGACGCGTTGCAAGCACTTATTCGCCAGGACCTATTTCTGACACAGGCAGATCAGAATCTAATCATCTATCTTGGCGACTACGTCGACCGCGGTCCGGCTTCCGCGGAGGTCCTCGACCGCCTTATCGCCCATCCCCTGCAAAACACGACTCCTATTCACCTCAAAGGCAACCATGAGGCGATGATGGCAGCGTTTTTGGAACGGCCAGAGGAGGTGGGGCCGAAATGGTTTGCCATCGGTGGTGCTGCAACAGTTGCAAGCTACGGTGTGCCGTGGCGGGGCGGCATGGAGCTCTCGCGCCTTGCCGAAGACCTGGCGGAACGGGTGCCGCAGTCGCATCGGGATTTTCTGAACTCGCTTGAGACGTACTATCGTCTCGGCGATTACTTTTTTGTGCATGCCGGCATACGGCCCGGTGTACCGCTCGCTCGCCAAGCCGAGGCCGATCTGCTATGGATCAGGAACCCGTTTCTAGGATCGAAAATTTCCCACGGTGCCGTGGTTGTGCATGGCCACACCCCGGTCCCCGCACCAGAAGAACTCTCCAACCGCATCGCCATAGACACCGGCGCCTGCTTTACCGGCGTGTTGACGTGCCTAGTCCTCGAAGGCCGGCAGCGTCGGTACCTCGCAACGAACAGCTGA
- a CDS encoding FemAB family XrtA/PEP-CTERM system-associated protein: MTSDRPAAAGELATYEIGVLDDAGAAEWDAFVAACPQATFFHRAGWRTVIERSFGQHCRFLKATRDGAIHGVLPLVLVKSRLFGTRWVSTGWCVGGSTAVDEPAAALALDRAAQALLAQSPAEYIEYRDPPNPHTDGAWKVKDGIYASFERPIEADEDACLKQIPRKQRAVVRKAIESTLVDRIDQDPTSFYQLYSLSMRNLGTPVFSRKYIKTLLEVFGPDADILTVYQDDRPLSSVLNFYFRDKVMPYYTGADPEARKLGAADLMYFRVMRRASARGYRVFDFGRSKLDTGPYAFKKNWGFEPRPVVHEFFLKDGVAMPDVNPNNPKYQRKIEAWKRLPLPIANLIGPWFGRQVG; the protein is encoded by the coding sequence ATGACTTCGGATCGGCCCGCCGCCGCCGGTGAACTCGCGACCTACGAGATCGGCGTGCTCGACGATGCGGGCGCTGCCGAGTGGGACGCCTTCGTCGCCGCCTGCCCGCAGGCGACGTTCTTCCATCGCGCGGGCTGGCGCACCGTCATCGAACGGAGCTTCGGGCAGCACTGCCGGTTCCTCAAAGCCACGCGCGACGGCGCCATCCACGGCGTGCTGCCGCTGGTGCTGGTCAAGAGCCGGCTGTTCGGCACGCGCTGGGTCTCGACCGGCTGGTGCGTCGGCGGCTCGACCGCGGTCGACGAGCCGGCGGCGGCCCTGGCGCTCGACCGTGCGGCCCAGGCGCTGTTGGCCCAATCGCCGGCCGAATATATCGAATACCGCGACCCGCCCAATCCGCATACGGACGGAGCTTGGAAGGTCAAGGACGGCATCTACGCGAGTTTCGAGCGACCGATCGAGGCTGACGAGGACGCGTGCCTGAAGCAGATCCCGCGCAAGCAGCGCGCGGTCGTGCGCAAGGCGATCGAGTCGACGCTCGTCGACCGGATCGATCAGGACCCGACGAGCTTCTACCAGCTCTATTCGCTCAGCATGCGCAATTTGGGCACGCCGGTGTTCTCGCGCAAATACATCAAGACCCTCCTGGAGGTGTTCGGCCCGGACGCGGACATCCTGACGGTCTACCAGGACGACCGGCCGCTCTCCTCGGTGCTGAACTTCTATTTCCGAGACAAGGTGATGCCCTACTACACCGGGGCGGACCCGGAGGCGCGCAAGCTTGGTGCCGCGGATCTCATGTATTTCCGCGTCATGCGGCGCGCGTCGGCGCGCGGCTATCGGGTCTTCGACTTCGGGCGCAGCAAGCTCGATACCGGCCCCTATGCCTTCAAGAAGAACTGGGGCTTCGAGCCGCGGCCGGTCGTCCACGAGTTCTTCCTGAAAGACGGCGTCGCCATGCCGGACGTCAATCCCAACAATCCGAAATATCAGCGTAAGATCGAAGCCTGGAAACGGCTGCCGCTGCCGATCGCCAATCTCATCGGCCCGTGGTTCGGCCGGCAGGTGGGGTAG
- a CDS encoding XrtA system polysaccharide deacetylase — MTASLHAFSPSTVRPQAQPIDPARFAPIVEAPRREDARIVNAMSVDVEDYFQVQAFANTVARDRWDEFERRVERNTDRVLQIFADARVAATFFTLGWVAERYPQLIRRIADQGHEVASHGWAHHLVTSQTPEEFRADIRRTRALLEDLSGQSVVGYRAATFSIGRTNLWAFDVLAEEGYRYSSSIFPVHHDLYGMPEAPHGPFRPRAGEPFVEFPMCTVEALGRTIPCSGGGYFRLMPYAAFRWAVKRLHADAERPCIFYFHPWEIDPGQPRVPGLSIKGRFRHYLNLDRMEPRLRRLLGDFRWDRMDRVFGSFLPH, encoded by the coding sequence GTGACGGCCAGTTTGCACGCCTTCAGTCCATCGACCGTCAGGCCGCAGGCTCAGCCGATCGATCCCGCCCGGTTCGCGCCGATCGTCGAGGCGCCGCGGCGCGAGGATGCCCGGATCGTCAACGCCATGTCGGTCGACGTCGAGGATTATTTCCAGGTCCAGGCCTTCGCCAATACGGTCGCGCGCGACCGCTGGGACGAATTCGAGCGCCGGGTCGAGCGCAACACGGATCGCGTGTTGCAGATCTTCGCCGACGCGCGCGTGGCGGCGACCTTCTTCACGCTCGGCTGGGTTGCCGAGCGCTATCCGCAGCTCATTCGCCGGATCGCCGACCAGGGGCACGAGGTCGCGAGCCACGGCTGGGCGCACCATCTGGTCACCTCGCAGACGCCCGAGGAATTCCGCGCCGACATCCGCCGGACCCGGGCGCTGCTCGAGGACCTGTCGGGCCAGAGCGTCGTGGGCTATCGTGCCGCCACATTCTCGATCGGCCGGACCAATCTCTGGGCGTTCGACGTGCTGGCGGAAGAGGGCTATCGCTACAGCTCGAGCATCTTCCCCGTGCATCACGACCTCTACGGCATGCCCGAGGCACCGCATGGCCCGTTCCGGCCGCGTGCCGGCGAGCCGTTCGTGGAGTTCCCGATGTGCACGGTCGAGGCGCTGGGGCGCACCATCCCGTGCAGCGGCGGCGGCTATTTCCGCCTCATGCCCTATGCCGCCTTCCGCTGGGCAGTCAAGCGCCTGCACGCGGATGCCGAGCGGCCCTGCATCTTCTATTTCCATCCCTGGGAAATCGACCCGGGCCAGCCGCGCGTGCCGGGCCTGTCGATAAAGGGGCGGTTCCGCCACTATCTCAACCTCGATCGCATGGAGCCGCGCTTGAGGCGGCTGCTCGGCGATTTCCGTTGGGATCGCATGGACCGGGTGTTCGGTTCGTTCCTGCCGCACTAG
- a CDS encoding 4'-phosphopantetheinyl transferase family protein, producing the protein MRARALVLWSELAPLEAASPDSSPDWPALVARLPESLRAGIDEPLRESDRHLRLVGRLLLVAALQRLGAGETAEALTFDRAGRPHLPGALDPSISHTPGLACAAVAVGCRIGVDVERHHEIEAALHQRILTADEQQSVERSVDPAGQFLKFWTMKEAAAKADGRGLQLDPRQLRCRLGAIFSGGSVRVEDVRYRARTLPLPPEWIGTVAYDAPAIALTAEPYSFS; encoded by the coding sequence TTGAGGGCCCGCGCCCTCGTGCTCTGGAGCGAGCTCGCCCCGCTCGAAGCGGCCTCGCCCGACTCCTCGCCCGACTGGCCGGCGCTCGTGGCACGCCTGCCCGAGAGCCTGCGGGCTGGCATCGACGAGCCGCTGCGCGAAAGCGACCGCCATCTGCGTCTTGTCGGCCGGCTGCTGCTCGTGGCGGCACTCCAGCGGCTCGGTGCGGGCGAAACGGCGGAGGCGCTGACCTTCGATCGCGCCGGACGCCCTCATCTGCCCGGCGCGCTCGATCCCTCGATCAGCCACACACCCGGCCTCGCCTGCGCGGCGGTCGCGGTCGGTTGCCGGATCGGCGTCGACGTCGAGCGGCATCACGAGATCGAGGCGGCCCTCCATCAGCGCATCCTCACCGCCGACGAGCAGCAGAGCGTCGAGCGCTCCGTCGACCCGGCCGGGCAATTCCTTAAGTTCTGGACCATGAAGGAAGCGGCCGCCAAGGCGGACGGGCGCGGCCTGCAGCTCGATCCAAGGCAGTTGCGCTGCCGCCTGGGCGCGATCTTTTCGGGGGGCAGCGTGCGGGTCGAGGACGTGCGCTATCGCGCGCGCACGCTGCCGCTACCGCCAGAGTGGATTGGCACTGTCGCCTATGACGCGCCCGCGATCGCGCTTACGGCCGAGCCTTACAGCTTCAGCTGA
- a CDS encoding FAD-binding oxidoreductase — MSLENLAIELRDRFAPHALIDGAGLDSYHKATSGHERSIPLVVRPTTVEEVQTLVLAARRHNTPLYPISSGKNWGLGSRLPVTSGNVVVDLGAMDEIGPVDERYGVVMVRPGVTQAQLAAHLAKTGSRFFLDVTGSGADTSVVGNTLERGVAYNTLRAEQVVSVEVVLGTGEVIKTGFAHFPESKIGPLCRFGIGPDLGGLFLQSNLGIVVGLTIKLLPRPAAQAMFLVSLSAADLPAFFEAMRDLVQEGSLDSIVHVGNRRRSEITLTPLIYRQLVAAGLPASRAAAQAIADKQMRGQWSAIGVVAGTPGHVAQSQRRVRARLGRFGRVRFMTPARLDLAKRVSRLPGLGGLRMFLLGVEPLLRLPTGVPTSEALHSVYWPSVDRSDYADNPDLGAGGIAFSAPVIPLDGPTIRAAVEATDRVGASFGFTPAVTLNLMNDRTLEGVVSIDFSRADSARRQQAKECLRALNRAYFDLGCTPYRIDIDNMDLVLRPDDPFWTTVRSLKQALDPDGIIAPGRYSL; from the coding sequence TTGAGCTTGGAGAACCTTGCCATCGAACTGAGGGACAGGTTCGCGCCGCATGCTTTGATCGATGGGGCGGGGCTCGATTCCTATCACAAGGCGACGAGCGGCCACGAGCGGTCCATTCCCCTCGTGGTCCGGCCGACGACGGTCGAAGAGGTCCAGACGCTGGTGCTGGCGGCGCGGCGCCACAACACGCCGCTCTATCCGATCAGCAGCGGCAAGAACTGGGGCCTGGGCTCGCGCCTGCCGGTCACGAGCGGCAACGTGGTGGTCGACCTGGGGGCCATGGACGAGATCGGCCCGGTCGACGAGCGCTACGGCGTCGTCATGGTGCGGCCGGGAGTGACCCAGGCGCAATTGGCGGCACATCTTGCCAAGACCGGCTCGCGCTTCTTCCTCGATGTCACCGGATCGGGTGCGGACACCAGCGTCGTCGGCAACACGCTCGAGCGCGGTGTCGCCTACAACACGCTCCGGGCCGAGCAGGTCGTGTCGGTCGAAGTGGTGCTGGGCACCGGCGAGGTGATCAAGACCGGCTTCGCCCATTTCCCGGAATCGAAGATCGGCCCGCTCTGCCGTTTCGGCATCGGCCCCGATCTGGGCGGTCTGTTCCTGCAGTCGAACCTCGGCATCGTCGTCGGCCTCACCATCAAGCTGCTGCCGCGGCCGGCCGCCCAAGCGATGTTCCTGGTCAGCCTCTCCGCCGCTGACTTGCCGGCCTTCTTCGAGGCCATGCGCGACCTGGTCCAGGAGGGCTCGCTCGACAGTATCGTGCATGTCGGCAACCGGCGGCGCAGCGAGATCACGCTGACGCCGCTCATCTATCGCCAGCTGGTCGCGGCCGGCCTGCCGGCCTCGCGCGCCGCGGCGCAGGCCATCGCCGACAAGCAGATGCGCGGCCAATGGAGCGCCATCGGTGTCGTGGCCGGCACGCCCGGCCATGTCGCGCAATCTCAGCGCCGGGTCCGCGCCCGGCTCGGCCGGTTCGGCCGGGTCCGCTTCATGACGCCGGCGCGCCTGGACCTTGCGAAACGGGTCTCGCGCCTGCCTGGGTTGGGCGGGTTGCGGATGTTCCTGCTCGGCGTCGAGCCGCTCTTGCGCCTGCCGACCGGCGTGCCGACGAGCGAGGCGCTGCACAGTGTCTATTGGCCATCGGTCGATCGTTCCGATTACGCGGACAATCCGGACCTGGGCGCGGGCGGCATCGCCTTCTCGGCGCCGGTGATTCCGCTCGATGGACCGACCATCCGGGCGGCGGTCGAGGCGACCGACCGGGTCGGCGCCAGCTTCGGATTCACGCCGGCCGTGACGCTCAACCTGATGAACGACCGGACGCTCGAGGGCGTCGTCAGCATCGATTTCAGCCGGGCCGATTCGGCCCGGCGCCAGCAGGCAAAAGAATGCCTGCGCGCCCTCAATCGCGCTTATTTTGACCTCGGCTGCACGCCCTATCGCATTGATATCGACAATATGGACTTGGTCCTGCGTCCGGATGATCCGTTTTGGACGACGGTCCGGTCGCTGAAGCAGGCTCTCGACCCCGACGGTATTATCGCGCCGGGGCGTTACAGCCTCTAG
- a CDS encoding cyclic nucleotide-binding and patatin-like phospholipase domain-containing protein — MTVDDTRQAICGALGITQGIEESFFDAIIGALETRSMPAGATLVAQADLVDSLWIVETGRLEGFGGLANREVELDAFGPGDLIAVSLLPASGPALVTVKTTTQAVLWRLPLADANALRETWPGEMAAIWDRAAARATFLSLVLGLRQSILFQDVNLATAVQLAKMAEQIVLRGGEVLFRQGDASDAIYVVINGRLDVVKRDGKGKAELVNEIGPGESVGELGLVTDQRRAADIIARRDTTVARLDKREYMEILRRDPEGIARGLVRSAQGVSTGMARFRRQHGGGNLPSLALIAARPGLPLRESAEALSEALGRRGSIILLTSDACKGAGYPINDTSAGAQERNIALLRWLNDLERHYSCILYVADEADTPWTQLCARQADHVLLMIDGAEKPAIGPIERAVRQVPRTAEQRWTTLLLQSPEIAAPVGTMKHLALRPGSQHTHVRAGRAADWARVARSLTGNSVGVVFGGGGARGFAHIGIIRALEEHGVPVDVVGGTSIGALVAGQYALGRGPEEILEGVMSLVKTGEQFTLPLVSLMSGRRFSRGLHTLMGEGAIEDSWRKFFCISCNLTSAQSVVHASGSLWRAVLASNSPPGLLPPVINGGDLLVDGGLLDGLPTETMNRLNGKGLLIVINVMPRTGVSTSYSYDYGLSGWRILWNRLNPFTNSVGMPNIVEILTRSMAIGSIANRTIMLQRATDLLLEPPLSVYAVTDHVKGREIAEFGYTDSAERISAWWDNQLKL; from the coding sequence ATGACCGTGGACGACACCAGACAAGCAATTTGCGGCGCCTTGGGCATAACCCAAGGGATCGAGGAGAGCTTTTTCGATGCGATCATCGGCGCGCTCGAGACGCGCTCGATGCCTGCCGGTGCCACGCTCGTGGCCCAAGCCGACCTGGTCGACAGCCTGTGGATCGTCGAGACCGGCCGCCTCGAAGGCTTCGGCGGCCTCGCCAACCGGGAGGTCGAACTCGACGCGTTCGGCCCTGGGGATCTGATCGCGGTCTCGCTGCTGCCGGCCTCGGGTCCGGCGCTCGTGACGGTCAAGACCACGACGCAGGCTGTGCTGTGGCGCCTGCCCTTGGCCGACGCGAACGCGCTGCGCGAGACCTGGCCCGGCGAAATGGCGGCGATCTGGGATCGGGCCGCCGCGCGGGCGACGTTCCTCAGCCTCGTGCTGGGCCTGCGCCAGAGCATCCTGTTCCAGGACGTCAACCTCGCAACCGCTGTTCAGCTGGCCAAGATGGCCGAGCAGATCGTGTTGCGCGGCGGCGAGGTTCTGTTCCGCCAGGGCGATGCGTCCGATGCGATCTATGTCGTGATCAACGGCCGGCTCGACGTCGTGAAGCGCGACGGGAAGGGCAAGGCGGAACTGGTCAACGAGATCGGCCCCGGCGAGAGCGTCGGCGAACTCGGGCTGGTGACGGACCAACGGCGCGCGGCCGACATCATCGCGCGGCGCGACACGACCGTCGCCCGGCTCGATAAGCGCGAATACATGGAGATCCTGCGGCGCGACCCCGAAGGCATTGCCCGCGGTCTCGTCCGGTCGGCGCAGGGCGTCAGCACTGGCATGGCGCGCTTCCGTCGCCAGCACGGCGGCGGCAATCTGCCCTCGCTGGCGCTCATCGCGGCGCGGCCGGGCTTGCCGCTTCGGGAATCGGCCGAGGCACTCTCGGAAGCGCTCGGCCGGCGCGGCTCGATCATTCTGCTGACCTCGGACGCCTGCAAGGGCGCCGGCTATCCGATCAACGACACGAGCGCCGGAGCACAGGAGCGCAACATCGCGCTTCTGCGCTGGCTCAACGACCTGGAACGCCACTACTCCTGCATCCTCTATGTCGCCGACGAGGCGGACACGCCCTGGACGCAGCTCTGCGCGCGGCAGGCCGACCATGTGCTGCTGATGATCGACGGCGCGGAGAAGCCGGCGATCGGCCCGATCGAGCGGGCGGTGCGGCAGGTGCCGCGCACGGCGGAGCAGCGCTGGACGACGCTCCTGCTGCAGTCGCCCGAGATCGCGGCGCCGGTCGGCACGATGAAGCATCTGGCGCTGAGGCCCGGCAGCCAGCACACGCACGTCCGCGCGGGCCGGGCGGCCGATTGGGCGCGGGTCGCGCGCAGCCTGACCGGCAATTCGGTCGGCGTCGTGTTCGGCGGCGGCGGCGCCCGCGGCTTCGCCCATATCGGCATCATCCGCGCGCTCGAGGAACATGGAGTACCGGTCGACGTCGTCGGCGGCACCAGCATCGGGGCGCTCGTAGCCGGCCAATATGCGCTCGGCCGCGGACCGGAGGAGATCCTCGAGGGCGTGATGTCGCTGGTGAAAACCGGCGAGCAGTTCACGCTGCCGCTCGTCTCGCTCATGTCCGGCCGGCGCTTCTCGCGCGGCCTGCACACGCTGATGGGCGAAGGCGCCATCGAGGATTCCTGGCGCAAGTTCTTCTGCATCTCGTGCAACCTGACGAGCGCTCAGAGCGTGGTGCACGCCTCCGGCTCGCTCTGGCGCGCGGTGCTGGCGAGCAACTCGCCGCCGGGCCTGCTGCCGCCGGTCATCAACGGCGGCGATCTCCTGGTCGACGGCGGCTTGCTCGACGGCCTGCCGACCGAGACCATGAACCGGCTCAACGGCAAGGGGCTGTTGATCGTCATCAACGTAATGCCGCGCACCGGCGTTTCCACGTCCTATTCCTACGACTACGGCCTGTCGGGCTGGCGTATCCTGTGGAACCGCCTCAACCCTTTCACCAATTCGGTCGGCATGCCGAACATCGTCGAGATCCTGACGCGCTCGATGGCGATCGGCAGCATCGCGAACCGCACGATTATGCTGCAGCGCGCGACCGACCTGCTGCTCGAGCCGCCGCTCTCGGTCTATGCGGTGACCGACCACGTCAAGGGCCGCGAGATCGCCGAGTTCGGCTACACCGACTCGGCCGAGAGGATCAGCGCCTGGTGGGACAATCAGCTGAAGCTGTAA